From a single Cryptococcus neoformans var. neoformans B-3501A chromosome 3, whole genome shotgun sequence genomic region:
- a CDS encoding 60S ribosomal protein L25 (Match to ESTs gb|CF193027.1|CF193027, gb|CF190500.1|CF190500, gb|CF186284.1|CF186284; HMMPfam hit to Ribosomal_L23, Ribosomal protein L23, score: 102.0, E(): 1.5e-27; HMMPfam hit to Ribosomal_L23eN, Ribosomal protein L23, N-terminal domain, score: 52.5, E(): 1.2e-12), with the protein MAPSKTAGKAAAKPQDVKAKAAKKAALKGTQSTSVRKVRTSVTFHRPSTLRLPRAPKYPRKSVHHLPRMDQFRTIQHPLNTESAMKKIEEHNTLVFIVDIKANKRNIKDAVKKLYDVEAAKVNTLIRPDGRKKAYVRLTADFDALEVANKIGFI; encoded by the exons ATGGCCCCTTCTAAGACCGCCGGTAAGG CCGCTGCCAAGCCCCAAGATGTCAAGGCCAAGGCCGCCAAAAAGGCCGCCTTGAAGGGCACCCAGTCCACCTCTGTCCGAAAGGTCCGAACTTCCGTCACCTTCCACCGACCCAGCACCCTCCGTCTCCCCCGTGCTCCCAAGTACCCCCGAAAGTCTGTCCACCACCTCCCCAGGATGGACCAGTTCCGAACTATCCAGCACCCTCTCAACACTGAGTCTgccatgaagaagattgaagagcaCAACACTTTGGTCTTCATCGTTGACATCAAGGCCAACAAGAGGAACATCAAGGACGCTGTTAAGAAGCTTTACGACGTCGAGGCTGCCAAGGTCAACACCCTCATCCG ACCGGACGgtaggaagaaggcttACGTTCGATTGACCGCCGACTTCGACGCTCTTGAGGTTGCCAACAAG ATCGGCTTCATCTAA
- a CDS encoding hypothetical protein (Match to ESTs gb|CF186975.1|CF186975, gb|CF189673.1|CF189673, gb|CF194444.1|CF194444; HMMPfam hit to ubiquitin, Ubiquitin family, score: 44.9, E(): 2.2e-10), whose product MSERGSNPPEEKPKAEEPAADPNTLNIKITNTNNEEVFFKIKRTTKLNKLKSAYADRVGTDVASIRLLFDGHRILDHQTANDLDLEDGDAIEVQLEQVGGY is encoded by the exons ATGTCTGAACGCGGATCCAACCCACCTGAGGAAAAGCCCAAGGCAGAAGAACCAGCCGCTG ATCCTAACACTCTTAACATCAAGAtcaccaacaccaacaacGAGGAGGTTTTCTTCAAGATTAAGAGGACTACCAAGCTTaacaagctcaag AGTGCCTACGCCGACCGGGTTGGTACTGACGTTGCTTCTATCCG ATTGCTTTTCGACGGCCATCGAATTCTTGACCATCAAACCGCCAACGACCTCGATCTTGAAGACGGTGACGCTATTGAAGTCCAACTCGAAC AGGTTGGCGGTTACTAG
- a CDS encoding hypothetical protein (Match to ESTs gb|CF193214.1|CF193214, gb|CF193201.1|CF193201, gb|CF193200.1|CF193200), whose product MSNPNEPSKTNGQLNSLIGTGKTLVGNAIETAYSTVGGSTESSSWTTAGQKQHDKGEAEISAAKTQGYVEGVGDRLEGKKDSVVGAITGDKTQQASGNVQHDKGETQMDINKSS is encoded by the exons ATGTCTAACCCTAACGAGCCCTCCAAGACCAACGGTCAG CTTAACTCTCTTATCGGTACCGGCAAGACCCTCGTCGGTAACGCCATTGAGACCGCCTACTCTACTGTCGGTGGCTCTActgaatcttcttcttggaccACTGCCGGTCAGAAGCAGCACGACAAGGGAGAGGCTGAGATTTCTGCTGCCAAAACCCAGGGATACGTTGAAGG TGTCGGAGACCGACTTGAGGGCAAGAAAGACTCTGTCGTGGGTGCTATCACCGGCGACAAGACTCAACAGGCCTCTGGTAATGTCCAGCACGATAAAGGTGAGACCCAGATGGACATCAACAAGT CCTCATAA
- a CDS encoding hypothetical protein (Match to ESTs gb|CF185183.1|CF185183, gb|CF185184.1|CF185184): MTEKNERQTAKPQDVEHFDESQHHNMAFEDFGLTKEQNQLLIDNYAYMWKKDDSGNLLIRSAKGDPTNPRSWPNWKRYAIVGLASLLNNLVCLCVSGYSTGIAQMEEEMGFSSEVGTVGLSLYVLGFAIGPMLLAPLSEYWGRRPVYLVSWTIFTIFQIPLALAQNVATILVCRFIQGLAGSTPLANTGGVVHDVFAVKEAGYAVAIYALSSADGPPLGNVISGFLAQNAGFRWLFWAYLIIFGFFLIVIFFCLPETRSTIILSRKSSKLREATDLPFYGEHELAKKAPGHLWKVTIFRPFKFLFTERITYLCAGINGFVYGMIFLSNEAFPLVFGPGNNGHGWTHSGVVNLTFGAYVVGSFLGFCLTPLQEAWYRKASKAKGRGDPEARWWSALWATPFMPLGLMVAAWTSYPDLPWIAPIIGFTMFGFGYIILAAILNYVVDGYAHYSASALGGVVFVRNIIGAVFPLFSSQMFKGMGNQWALFLLSMVSFLMIPIPVYLYYRGKVVRDRSPYCAMHYNDEE, translated from the exons ATGACTGAGAAGAACGAGAGGCAAACAGCTAAGCCTCAAGATGTGGAGCACTTTGACGAGTCTCAGCACCATAACATGGCGTTCGAAGATTTTGGATTGACCAAGGAGCAGAATCAGCTCCTCATTGACAACTATGCGTAtatgtggaagaaggatgacagTGGGAATTTGTTGATCAGGAGTGCAAAAGGGGACCCAACTAATCCCAGAAGCTGGCCAAACTGGAAGCGTTATGCTATCGTAGGACTGGCAAGTTTGCTGAACAACTTG GTTTGTCTCTGCGTGTCCGGCTATAGTACAGGTATTGCGcaaatggaggaagagatgggcTTTAGTTCTGAAGTCGGTACCGTTGGTTTAAGTTTGTATGTG CTTGGTTTCGCGATCG GACCTATGCTTCTCGCTCCTCTGAGCGAATACtggggaagaaggccaGTCTATCTCGTCAGCTGGACTATTTTTACGATCTTCCAGATTCCT CTTGCATTGGCTCAAAATGTTGCAACTATTTTGGTTTGCCGTTTCATCCAAGGTTTGGCGGGATC AACCCCCTTGGCCAACACTGGTGGTGTTGTGCACGACGTCTTCGCGGTAAAAGAAG CTGGTTATGCTGTCGCTATCTACGCTCTGAGTAGCGCAGACGGACCGCCCTTGGGTAATGTCATCTCTGGGTTTTTGGCACAGAATGCAGGGTTCAGATGGCTCTTCTGGGCCTAT CTTATCATTTTCggctttttcctcatcgtcatcttcttctgcctccCCGAAACCCGGtccaccatcatcctctctcgGAAATCGTCCAAACTGCGAGAAGCAACCGATCTTCCCTTCTACGGCGAGCATGAGCTCGCAAAAAAGGCACCTGGTCATCTTTGGAAAGTCACGATCTTCCGACCGTTCAAGTTCTTGTTTACGGAGAGAATTACTTATCTCTGTGCGGGTATCAATGGGTTTGTGTACGGCATGATCTTTTTGAGTAACGAAGCATTCCCTCTAGTATTTGGGCCGGGTAACAATGGCCATGGCTGGACCCA CTCTGGCGTGGTCAACCTCACTTTCGGAGCTTATGTCGTCGGCTCTTTTCTTGGTTTCTGCTTAACTCCCCTCCAAGAAGCTTGGTACCGCAAAGCCAGTAAGGCCAAAGGTCGCGGCGATCCGGAAGCCCGATGGTGGAGCGCTTTGTGGGCAACACCGTTCATGCCCCTGGGATTGATGGTTGCAGCCTGGACGTCGTATCCCGACTTGCCATGGATCGCTCCTATCATTGGTTTTACCATGTTCGGTTTTGG CTATATCATTCTTGCCGCTATTCTGAACTACGTCGTTGACGGGTATGCTCATTATTCGGCAAGTGCTTTGGGCGGTGTCGTCTTCGTTCGTAATATC ATCGGCGCGGTTTTCCCTCTAT TCTCATCACAAATGTTCAAAGGCATGGGAAACCAATGGGCTTTATTTCTCTTGTCAATGGTCTCCTTTCTGATGATTCCGATCCCAGTGTATCTCTATTACCGAGGCAAGGTCGTCCGAGACAGGTCGCCATACTGCGCTATGCACTATAATGATGAAGAGTAG
- a CDS encoding hypothetical protein (HMMPfam hit to PP2C, Protein phosphatase 2C, score: 278.3, E(): 1.2e-80), with protein sequence MGQTLSEPMTEKHTTDVVRGKQFWVGLSDMQGWRISMEDAHSVHLYLPPSSDDSKPHSPASDVPAQPEGSTVTNHNEPEVANAMFGVFDGHGGQTVAKFAGTTLHSRLSALDAYKSGDYITALTQAFIKTDEDLRADPSFLNDPSGCTAVVGLITTDGRIIVANSGDSRSVLGYQGQAKALSNDHKPTNEEETARITAAGGFVEFGRVNGNLALSRAMGDFEFKQNFSLAPEKQIVTVVPEIITHELDGEEEFLVLACDGIWDCLTSQQVIDFTRRAIANGDPLGKICENMMVKCLAKDSSTGGIGCDNMTVVIVALLNGRTPEEWQAWVKERVEQKVGHDTPESIPDVFPQNSGPSNSGFAGSGFRVAGGAGGLANIASILGASGITFRPAYDSDDDDDGIQLMGDGPVSPDKLSSPGLIDNEAVEGGTKPKDVTGQLEKEEEETMFGGEGKKGSVRLLDEDGDSSMDSDDSDSTTTGNDPAPQPIPSSSHQATHSPIPPNFSSIGSPTVPTPQELQGLQASNRSEPQGDAYSDAVKVEGLMDKSESPLNL encoded by the exons ATG GGTCAAACACTCTCTGAGCCTA TGACTGAAAAGCACACCACGGATGTGGTTCGAGGAAAGCAATTCTGGGTGGGCTTGTCAGACATGCAAGGGTGGCGTATCAGCATGGAGGACGCCCATTCCGTCCACCTTTACCTTCCCCCGAGCTCCGACGATTCCAAACCTCATAGCCCAGCAAGTGACGTTCCGGCTCAACCTGAGGGTTCTACCGTCACGAACCACAACGAACCCGAAGTCGCTAATGCGATGTTTGGTGTGTTTGACGGACACGGTGGCCAGACAGTAGCCAAGTTTGCGGGCACGACTTTGCATTCCCGATTGTCAGCTTTGGATGCTTATA AGTCCGGAGATTACATAACTGCCCTTACCCAGGCCTTCATCAAAACCGATGAAGATCTCCGAGCAGACCCATCATTCTTGAACGACCCTTCTGGATGTACCGCCGTCGTGGGTCTCATCACGACCGACGGCCGTATCATTGTC GCGAACTCTGGTGATTCTAGGTCAGTCCTCGGCTACCAAGGACAAGCCAAGGCTTTGTCCAATGACCACAAGCCTAccaatgaagaggagacagCGCGAATAACTGCCGCTGGCGGATTTGTCGAGTTTGGCCGAGTGAACGGTaatcttgccctttctcGAGCCATGGGCGATTTTGAGTTTAAGCAAAACTTTTCTCTTGCCCCCGAAAAGCAAATTGTAACCGTCGTCCCCGAAATTATTACCCACGAACTtgatggcgaagaagagttcCTTGTGCTAGCTTGTGATGGTATCTGGGACTGTCTTACCTCTCAGCAGGTCATTGACTTTACTCGACGTGCTATTGCCAATGGTGACCCCTTGGGTAAAATCTGTGAGAACATGATGGTCAAATGTTTGGCCAAGGACTCTAGCACTGGTGGAATTGGTTGCGATAACATGACTGTGGTCATTGTCGCTTTGTTGAATGGTAGGACACCAGAGGAATGGCAAGCTTGGGTCAAGGAGCGTGTCGAGCAAAAGG TTGGCCACGATACCCCCGAATCCATTCCTGACGTCTTCCCCCAGAATTCGGGTCCTTCCAATAGCGGCTTCGCTGGCTCAGGCTTCCGCGTCGCAGGCGGCGCTGGCGGTCTCGCAAACATTGCCAGCATACTGGGAGCCTCTGGTATCACCTTCAGACCCGCTTACGacagcgatgatgatgatgatggtatTCAACTAATGGGAGATGGTCCCGTTTCGCCCGATAAGCTCTCATCACCCGGTCTCATTGATAATGAGGCTGTCGAAGGGGGGACCAAGCCGAAGGATGTCACCGGTcagcttgagaaggaggaagaagagaccaTGTTtggcggagaaggcaagaagggcagTGTGAGATTGCtggacgaagatggagattCTAGCATGGACTCTGATGATTCCGACTCTACCACAACGGGCAATGACCCCGCTCCTCAACCTattccatcatcatctcaccAAGCCACCCACTCCCCCATCCCTCCCAATTTTTCGTCCATCGGTTCTCCTACGGTGCCTACCCCGCAAGAACTTCAGGGGCTGCAAGCGTCCAACAGGAGTGAGCCCCAGGGGGATGCGTATTCCGATGCCGTCAAGGTTGAGGGGCTGATGGACAAGAGCGAGAGTCCTCTGAATCTTTAG
- a CDS encoding hypothetical protein (HMMPfam hit to DUF833, Protein of unknown function (DUF833), score: 94.2, E(): 3.1e-25), giving the protein MCVTFFTLSQPGYKLILAFNRDEFLDRPTLPAHWHDFNSPSPLTPTLYKFNNFTDPCSRENKESDDGGRVLSGLDRGKAEGGTWLGISKDLKVALLTNIARIRPAPGVQPLSPPPSRGKLLREFLSPSPLTSSQLETQSYISSHFPTAGDYEGFNLLLFSLSPERNIGYLTNRPSPSSLDLTSSLCGGEDGQRRCVGLSNSPLDEKWPKVQQGEKNMEKSLREWEEKREGEDRLVERMFRVLSPSRPITCDDDLTLSTTIPPIKLGEDLFLNTDPQNTRARWKGTRTATVIIVKDSGETTYVERDIWMIDEDGEPKKGEDERRFKFVGEEK; this is encoded by the exons ATGTGTGTCACTTTTTTCACCCTCTCTCAGCCGGGCTACAAGCT CATCTTAGCATTTAACCGGGACGAGTTTCTCGACCGGCCGACTCTCCCAGCTCACTGGCATGACTTTAattctccctctcctttgaCTCCGACCCTTTACAAATTTAATAACTTTACAGACCCATGCTCAAGGGAGAACAAAGAAAGTGACGACGGCGGCAGAGTTTTGTCGGGGCTAGATAGAGGCAAAGCGGAGGGAGGAACTTGGTTAGGGATAAGCAAGGATTTGAAAGTAGCTTTACT GACTAATATTGCACGTATCCGACCTGCCCCTGGTGTTCAACCTctctctccaccaccttcacGAGGCAAACTCCTCCGCGAGTTCCTATCCCCTTCACCTCTCACTTCCTCCCAATTAGAAACCCAGTCATATATCTCCTCCCACTTCCCTACTGCCGGGGACTATGAAGGATTCAATCTCTTGCTTTTTTCACTCTCACCAGAGCGTAATATTGGCTATTTGACAAACCGtccatcaccttcttccctcgaCCTTACTAGCTCGCTTTGCGGAGGTGAAGACGGTCAGAGGAGGTGCGTGGGGCTCTCAAATTCACCGCTTGACGAGAAATGGCCCAAGGTGCAGCAGGGTGAGAAGAATATGGAGAAAAGCTTGagagaatgggaagaaaaaagagaaggagaggacCGGCTGGTTGAGCGAATGTTTCGAGTTCTCTC ACCCAGTCGGCCGATTACATGTGACGATGATCTCACCttgtcaacaacaataCCGCCCATCAAACTAGGTGAAGATCTCTTTCTCAATACGGATCCACAAAATACCAGAGCTCGATGGAAAGGTACTCGTACGGCAACTGTCATAATTGTCAAGGACAGCGGGGAAACAACATATGTAGAGCGAGACATCTGGATGATAGACGAAGACGGTGAACCTaaaaagggagaggatgaaaggaGGTTTAAATTCGTGGGCGAGGAGAAGTGA
- a CDS encoding hypothetical protein (Match to EST gb|CF190822.1|CF190822) produces MGRLRRSRTHHARRDVHRAARTRARVKDLDQIETDLRPQNRNRLEKQPIDEDKPGLGQHYCVECSKYCETAVALQSHLKSKVHKRRLKELKEGAYTVDESERAAGLGTDNKQRGVEDVIKRFDGINSSAAGPSIVAQPQA; encoded by the exons ATGGGTAGATTAAGACGTTCCAG GACCCATCACGCCCGTCGAGACGTGCACCGTGCTGCTCGTACCCGTGCTCGAGTAAAGGATCTCGACCAAATCGAAACAGACTTGCGTCCCCAGAACAGAAACAGGCTTGAGAAGCAGCCTATTGATGAGGACAAGCCTGGACTGGGTCAACAC TACTGCGTCGAATGCTCCAAGTACTGTGAGACCGCTGTTGCCCTCCAGTCACActtgaagagcaaggtTCACAA GCGCCGATTGAAGGAGCTCAAAGAGGGCGCTTACACTGTTGACGAGTCTGAGCGAGCTGCTGGCTTGGGAACCGACAACAAACAACGTGGTGTAGAGGATGTTATCAAGCGCTTCGATGGAATAAACAGCAGTGCTGCCGGTCCTTCGATTGTTGCTCAACCTCAAGCTTAA